GGGAGGTTCGGAAGACGCCGGTTTCTTGATTTACTCGCTCGTTCCAATCATGTTGCCAGTCCTGTCATGGCTACAGGAACTCTGAAATTTTGCAGTGTATTCCTAGTTGCAGATTTTGAGCCGTCTGGATTTGATTGATGCATTTAATTTGCCCGCGTTTTTTCAAAGATAAAGACGAGGACGATGTTTCTCCAGGATTGTTCATAAAAGCCCAATTGTTTTCTTGTTTTCTTCAGTCGCAAGCTTCTGGTATTCTCTCCCGTAAAAGGTTGCGATTTTTAAAAGATATGTAGTGAGATTTTCAGAACAGCAGTGGGAATCTGTTGCTTCCGTTTACAGTTTCCTTTCGGCTTTAGGTGGAACTTTTCATTTACCGTCGGGTTTTCTGAATCTTGAGAGGTGAGGGGGGCAGGGAGATCTACTTTTCCTTCCCACTTGAACTGTTTGAGGTGAAAGGGGCTTAAAAATAGCACTGCTTCGATCCCAATGATTGAAGCCACTGCCTGCTGTAGCACCAGAAAGCAGAATAATTTTATGCTTGCTAGTACAATCTCAAGTTACCTATTATTACTCgaaattcctacaagcataacaAAGCACTAAGCATGCTTAAGTTGAAAATCATAACTGGGAAGTTTTTCTTTAATAATTATTATGGACTTTTTATGCAACCTTCTGATGccgcaaaagaaaagaaaaaaaatcctgtGTTCCCAATTTATTAGGAGGTATGAGAAAAAAGGAAATAGAATAGGCCTGGAAGGTTGAAGGTCAAGCAATCAGCTTGCGTGTTCAACATTCAACAGAAGTCCTGCCAGAGTGCCAGTAGGGTCTTTTGGTTGCTTGTGGTGTTCTGTTCCATGCACTAAAACGTGGGTGTAGCACCAGATAAAATTTTGTTTATTTTGATTTTAATGATGTGGACGTTATTTGATTATCATAGTTGCTATTAGGTACTGGCAGACACTTACTTTCTTATAAATATTACACACTCAGATTCTATTTTTGCATTGTTTCTGTTCCTCATGTTTGATTATCTGACACATGACTTCCTTTTTAGCAAATATGGACAGAGATCGGGGAGCGCGAACAAGATAAAGATCGGATGTTTCAAGAACTCGAAGCGGAGTGTATGCGTGTGTATCGTCGGAAGGTCGACAGTGCCAATGCTGATAGAAGCCAGCTCCGCCAGTCAGTGATGGCCAAAGAAGCAGAGCTTAAAGCTTTAGTGGCTTCGATAGGTGAAAATACTACACAATTTAAGGTATAATACATATCCTGCCGTAATCTCTAATTTCTTTTCTTATGCAAGGCCTCTAACCAATGGACCTCCTTGAATATGAGCTCAAGTGTCATGTTATTCTAAGTGTTGATTTGTTTACAGAGACTGAAATATTGGTAGTTCATTGAGTACAAGAAGTAATGAAATCATTGTTGATGTCATGCTGCACCTTGTGCAGAATATATCATATTCGGCGGTTTGGCTGTCATTTTTAAGCTATTGATGATAAGATGTGACATGAATAACTAAGTCAGCATGTTGGTTCGTGGTCATATGATGGATGGAGATGGGTAAATATTTGAAGAAAAGAAAAGGCAGTATAGAAATTGGTTATATTCTGTAATTCTGTATAACAGCTAACCATCCATTTAGTCAAAGATTTATTGAATATGGTGATCTATTATTATTCAAGGGTACCTGTATTACGCATCTAGAATTTCCATCTCCATGCGAGGTCGACCTATGCAGCACCTTCCAAAGGCGATTGCTCTTGGAATGGTTAGGAGACTTTACTGAAGTACGCCAAACAACGATAAAATACTAAGATTTTGTGTATCATAGATATTATCTGTTCTGTAATCATGAAGATTCATGTTTAGTGGTGCTGGAACCAAAAACTCTTTCAACTGACATCTTTGTACAATATGAACAAATAGGTATATTCCGTTGTTTAGTAATATGAATTCTCATTTTCAGGTGAATGAAAAGCATGCATCGTTGAAAGAACAACTTGCTGCAGTGACGCCTCTCTTGGATGATCTCAGGGCCATGAAAGAAGAAAGAATCAAACAGTTCTCAAATGTGCAATCGCAAATCGAGACGATAAATGCACAAATATCTGATCACAATTATCAGCATGATGATGGTTCGTCCAAACGTCTGAACAATGATCATGACTTGTCAACCAGAAGACTTGCTGATCTTCAAATGCAGCTACGCAATTTACAAAAAGAGAAGGTAATAATGGCCTTGACTAAAATACTTAGTGatctaaaacgtcttatatttctttacagagggagtacttagtTGCATATGCTGCTTCAATCCAGTCATCAGAATCAGATAGGTTTGACCGTTTGTGTAGAACCATCAAAATTGTTTGATTGTACCTTAACTTCTCACACAAAGGGATTTGTAAACAATAAGCATTTGTGTCATAACCACTGTACGCTTCTCTACTGCTTTAGCTAGAAACATTTGTTGCCAACACACTAATAGCTATAAGAATTATACAGTTGAAATGGCAACTCATGCTATTTTTCTTGGCTGTGTCATATTAATAAAAATACTTTTCCCTTTTTGTTCAGTCTGACCGCCTTCAGAAAGTATttgtatatgtggatgaagtgcaCTGCCTATGCGCTGTGCTTGGGATGGATTTTGCAAAGACTGTAAAGGACGTGCATCCAAGTTTGCATGGGACCAACTCAGATAATTCGACGAATATCAGTGATAGCACCCTTGAAGGTCTTACTCAGACTATCCTGAAGCTCAAAGCAGAAAAGAGGACCAGAGTCTCCAAGGTGATTCCTCTTAGTGAAACTATGGCAGCGATTAGTTCTTGTCTCGTAGCCTCTCTAACTACTTGTATTGTGTTGATGTGTTCAGTTGCAAGAAATTGTGGGGAAACTCCACAAGTTATGGAATCTGATGGAGTCAACAGAACAAGAGAGGAGACATTTCAGCGAAGTAGCCGCTGTTCTTGGATCTTCTGAGGAAGAGATCACTTCTCCTAGTGTCCTGTCACTGGAGACGATTCAGGAGGTTTGCCAGCTTTCTATCGAATTATTCGCTTTTTTGTAAGCTGTAATTCTAACTTATAGTATCATTATGGTTCTTCAGACAGAAGAGGAGGTCGAAAGACTAACTAAGCAAAAAGCGAGTAGAATGAAGGAGCTTGTTCTTAAGAGAAGGGTAGAGCTAGAAAATATCTGCAGAAATGCACATATGGAGCCCGATACGAGCACAGCACCAGAGAAGATCGTTGCTCTAATCGATTCTGGTATTTATCCCACTGATCTCTTTTCTCTCGCGCATACGGTCTGTAAAATGCCCCTGCTGAATATCTTGAACGATCCTAGAACCTTTTCACTTGCAGGTCTAGTGGATCCTTGCGAACTTCTTTCCAACATCGAAGCGCAAATTGCAAAAGCAAATGAGGAATCTCATACGAGGAAAGATATCATGGAGAGAGTAGACAAATGGCTATCGGCCTGTGATGAAGAGACTTGGCTTGAGGAATACAATCAGGTATGCTTTTATTCATGAAATTATGCTATATTCAGATAAAATTTGGCTGACATCATACAGTGCAGGTCTGCTATGATTTAATTAATGTCCTCTTTAATGTTTGCATATGTCCTACTACAGGATGATAACAGGTACAGTGCGGGCAGGGGTGCCCACTTGAATCTCAAGCGTGCAGAAAAAGCGCGGTTACTCGTTCAAAAGATTCCAAGTGAGTCTCCCTTTCTTCAGTTGGAGGACACTTTAGTGACTTCCATATAGTGTTTTTGATTCAACCGAGCTCCATGATTCATAAGCACAACCTACCTCCTAGTTTTTTTTTAAAGATCCACGTCGCATTTGGTATGTTATATGATCGTAAGCTACATCTATTCTGCAGCTATGATTGACAACTTGATAGACAAGACATTTGCCTGGGAGGATGAAAGCAATACACCATTTCTATATGACGGGGTAAGTCACTGAGCTAGCTCACCATAATCATCAGAAGTCAAGCACACTAGATCTGATGCATTGAATTTGCATGTGAAGGTTCGTCTGGTCGCAATTTTGGAAGAGCAAAAACTCAGAAGAGTACAGAAGGAGGAAGATAAGAAACGATACCGGGTATAAATTCGACATGCCGTGCTCTTTCTGGCACTACACTCACTACAGAAGTCATCAATCTTGTTCATTAATTCTTACCGTAGGACCAGAAGAAGCTGCAGAATCTATTGCTTAAAGAAAAGGAGTTGATCTTTGGGTCCAAGTCTGTTCCGAGGAAAACAAGCAGTTTTAACAGGAGGACGAGCGGGCATCATCCAAATGGAAACGGGGCTGGTTTCATGACTCCGATGCCCCGCCGGGTGTCAGCGGGCAGTGCCACTCCTGAGCTTTTGACACCACGCTCGTATTCTGGCCGGTACAACAATTACTTCAAGGAGAACAGGAGGATGACGGCGACGCCACTCAACTTCTCTACGGCTTCCAAGGATGACAGCATGTCATCCTTCGCCTCCATTAGCGGCTCGGAGCCTGGTTCTCCATTGGTTTTGCACTGAGTATGATATCGCCCAACATTTCGTTACAAGTGATTTCCAGGATCTGTTGCATGAACCTGTGCTGATGTTGATCTGTAAACATGACATTTCTGATCAGGGAAGAGGACTTTCTTGGCGGGGAGGGTTGCGGTGGAGGCTACCGTCAAGATTGGGCAATTGTGTGCTAGCTGTTGACCATGCTAATGTGTGACAAAGATTGGACAGGATTTAGATAAGATTGGCTGTAGATACATGACCTAGCACTTTGTGGTGGTGTTGTAATTCCAGCTGCGAGTTTGATCGGTGTGTGGTTAGGGAACATGAGAAAGGTGTCAATGTATTTGTTTTGTGCTAATTGTTTTCTCTTTATAGTATTTCTAGTTGCGTATCATCATTTTGGATGTGAAACAAGAGATGGTCCTTTTTTTTTTGTATCACATAAAAGTGTTGTATCCTGTATTCAGCCTACATTACAGGTTGAACCTGATGTATTCCACTTTATCTTTTGGAGCATGTATAGGAATGGCACTTGCAGTGGAATGTCCAGCTGCTGCTGTATTCAACCTCTAggaattaagcatcatcattcaGACAGGCGCTTGCAGTGGCATGTCCAGCTGCTGAAAATATGATGTTGCAACATATGAAAACATGAACGCTATTCATGAAATTGTCTGGCCAACTGGCAAATGGTATGTAAACCTAAGGAACAAGGGGGACTGGGAGTACTCAATCTCCAAACACAGAACATGCTCTGATTCTGAAGCAGCTACACAAGTTTTACTCACATGCTGATATACCCTGGGTTAACCTAGTCTGGCAAGCACATTATTATAATGATATTGCACCACAATCATGTAACAACAAGGGATCATTCTGGTGGAGAGACTATATGAAGCCATTTGACATTTATAACAAGCTCACCACATGCATTGCCAGTGATACCATTCTACTCTGGAAAGACAAATGGAGTGGCCAACCTATAATGGATAGATCCTCTGAGCTACACTCATTTGCAGATGATGATCACATCTCAATGCACAAGGCAAAAATATCAGACAATTACTATTCCATGTTCCGCCTACCTCGATCAAATGttggattttttttgaaactatgatgatttttatagcaaattcggaaactatacggcctaatgcataaaaatcgaaactatgaccccgtcggccttcTGTTGGCCGAAGAGGGACTTTTCGGCCTACCGTCGGCCAAAGTGGGCTCTTCAGCCTCCCGTTGGCCGAAGAGTGCCCAGCTGGGCCGAAGAGCACTTTTCGGCTTCCCGTTGGCCGAAAAGTGTCAGGGGCACAAAACGTAAttaagatggactcaaatgaaaaAGTTATCAACATGAAAAATCTTCGCCTCGTCGAAACGgttgattttgatataaaaatcatCTTAATCCAAGCTCGTATGCAACCTATAGAGCCAAAACAAGGTCAGGGGCAGAAGCTGCAGAGTTACTTCGGACAGACCGAATGGATGTCAGAAAATTTGTCACGGGACACCCGGTGCACTCGGTGAGACCGTGTGGAATATAGAAGAGTACACAAGTTTGGTCACGTTCACTCTGTGAGGCCGAACCAAACCACTCGGAGGCTCCGAATGGATCCGAAAAATTACCAAAGATTCCTGTCCGAGTTAAAGTTAGGATTTTTGATCCGAAAAATTGTTCGTCTGCACCGGGAAGActgcttgcgtaccgcgctttttgccgggtctccttcgacgtgagctacGGTGCATCACCCCagcgtcgagggtacacggtgacgttTTTATGTGCATCACTCCCGGCGTCGAGGGTGCACGGTGACGGACCTGAGAGGTGACCATTGCCTCTACTTTGCATGGTGGATGACGCCACCGCCGAAAGTTTTCGTCTCAATTCCTGCCATCGCAACAGAGACATTTCTTCAATGCCGGCATGTGTCTTCCCGGTGCAGACGAACAATGCCCACATCGATTtatgaggcggctggacttcccgtacaaTAAAAGGACTAAAAATTCTATCAGAAAATCTTTGGCAATTTTTCGGAGCCTCCTAGTGGTTtggttcggtctcaccgagtgaACGTGACCAAACTTGTGTACTCTTCTGTATTCCACACGGTGTCACCGAGTGCACCGGGTGTCCCGTGACAAATTTTCTGACATCCATTCGGTCTGTCCGAAGTAACTCTGCAGCTTCTGCCCCTAACTTTGTTTTGGCTCTACAGGTTGCATACGACGTCGGATTAAGAcaatttttatatcaaaatcaacCGTTTCGACAAGACGAAGATTTTTCATGTTGATAACTTTTTCATTTGATGCCATCTTAATTACGTTTTGTGCCCCTGACACTTTTCGGCCAACGGGAAGCCGAAAAGTGCTTTTCGGCCCAACTGGGCACTCTTCGGCCAACGGGAGGCTGAAGAGCCCACTTCGGCCAACGGTAGGCCGAAAAGTCCCTCTTCAGCCAATAgaaggccgacggggtcatagtTTCGATTTTTATGCATTAGGCCGTATAGTTTTCGAATTTGCTATAAAAATCATCACAGTTTAAAAAAAACCAAATGTTGCACATCAACAGTTCATACAGCTCAGCAACTCACTCGAACAAATCAGGAACAATCAGGACATGGACATATGGAAGTTCATATGGGGTGATTATGGATATAGCACCAAAAAAGTATACAAGGCATTAATGAGTCCATCAAACCCCACCCCTCCACCTAGCACCAAAAAAGTACTCCCTCCCTCCATTTCAAAATATAGTGCGCCCGCGCTTCCCGAGGTcgaactttgaccataaatttaacgaacgagaccgactgcggcgggaGAAAAAGTTACATAATTAAAACTTCTTTCGAATACGAATTCACTTGTATAACTTTTGCTCCCGCCGCAATCGGTCTTGATAGTTAAATTTACGGTCAAAGTTGAAGCACGGGGATAGAGGAagcactacattatggaatggagggagtatacaAGGCATTAATGAGTCCATCAAACCCCACCCCTCCACCATTTACCTGGATATGGAAATCATGCTGCCTACCAAGACACGAATTTTTCGGTTGGCTCATGCTTCATGACAGGGTAACCTGTGATCTATTAACCAGAAAAAACATGCAACTAGATTGCACTCGATGCTTACTATGTGAGGATTATACTCCCTCCGACCCAAAATAAGTGATGTGACTTTATACTAACTAAGTCTAACCACTTACTTTGGGACCGAGGGAGTACTATGAAGAACCGTACACACTTATTCTTTGGCTGCTCATTCAGTCAAAGCTTCTGGTGGAGCACTGGGATTGAATGGAACACAGATGAAAATATTCACAATATGATCACTGATGCTAAACACAGATACAACCTTGCATTTTTCATGGAGATATTAATTACTGGGTGCTGGAGCATATGGTGTCAAAGAAATGAAAAAATCTTCGAAGGAATTCAATGTTCAATAAACCACTGCAAGGAACAATTCATTAACACCTTCCACTCTACAATGATGAGGGGTAAGCCCACCATTAAGGAAGGAATGAGATCATGGATAGATAGTGTATAAGTCGACTCATGTAATAATTACTAACACCCACTGACCCTGTGCAACCCCTCTATTGCACTTGTAACTGGATACTTTGATTATATTTTAATGAAAATGACATGCAGTAGGGATTTTCCCTACTGTTTTCTAGGTAAAAAAAACAATTTATGTTTCTCACTGAGTACTTATAAAATTCCAGAACGGATTTCATATGTTCCCAGCAGCTAGATATGTCGCTGCCAGTGCCTGTCTGAATGCCGGCTTAAAGCAACTTACACACGTCTGATTTTACAGGTCTACAGAAAAAGGAAAGATGAAGGAAGAATGTATCCGCGAGTCAAAAGTTTCTCACAACAAGACACCAGAAGATCTGCCGGTTTCGAGAAACCTGTCCTCATCCAAAATCTTCGAGGAAGTGGTAACTTGAACAAAATGATAAAAAATTTAGAACAAAATGCTCAGGATTAACCAAAGGAATTTTGTACAGTTTGCCAACAAgatctattgtttgttgcattaCACCATCTAATCTACTATGGCTGTTTTTGTTGACGCTTCTCTCACTACAACTGTCAAATAGACAGGCTGGATTGGCAACCTTGAGTTGGTTTACTCCCTACAAGACATGCTAGTTTGTGTACAAACAAACACATAGGAGGATCGAGATCCTCCTGGCCATCACATATGCATGCAGAGCAACTGCAATATTACCTGCAAAATAACAGCCAAACGAAGTAAATAAACTCGTATGGTCCATTAtaccaaataaaaaaaatagacACACAAAATAATATGTTTGGCACAAATCTGTTGAACAGAAATTTTAGTAAGCTTGTGAAAGTCTCATAGTTTAGCCTGTTTTTAGTTCACATCTTCCTATCCAGACAGTGGCCAAAACAAAAGCACACTTTTCTGCCTTCCTTTTCTGAAGCTAAGGCGCAAAGACACTTTCAGTTTGCAGAAGGTGCATAATTTATGCTTGCACTGAGATTGGAAAAGTAGTAACACTTGATCACACTCAAATAATCATATGCCACAAGCACACAGAACAAACCAGTTCACGATTCCAACTAAAGAAAATTCAGGCGTGCTTTGTTTTAAATATGTACTGAACCCATAACATCCAGTTGAATACATAAGACTCAGGGTAGGCAAAACATATCCTCATATAGGATCATGCCAAAATTTTGAGATGGTCTCTCCTGTAAGGAGACAAAGAAGATGAACAGGTTACCGCACTGATTGACATACATATTTATATACCCCAGATGTCTACCCTACCCGACAATGGTACCAAGCCCAGAGAAAACTCCAACATTCAGCAAGTCTCATTTATGTATAGGGACACGGAGGACAGATATTTAACAATCTAACATGTAATTCTGCAAAACATTCCCACCCCGCAGCACCTGCCAGAAATCGTCGAGCTCCGAACTTGCATGCAGGACATACAGCTCACAGCGGCCGGTCAGGACAACATCCTGGTGTGGACAGCGTCTGGAGTGTACTCCATGGCGTCTGCCTACCGTTCAGTTCAGACGCTCTACCCTTCTTTTTCTCCACGGAAGTTTTGGAGGGGGCACGCTGAACCAAAATGCCGTTTCTTCGCCTGGCTCATGGCCCACATAAGTTTTCAGGACAACCTTGTTGTCCACGGACGACCCAATGACTCCATTTGTTGTGGGTTTTCAGGACAACCTTGTTATCCGCGGATGATCCAATGACTCCGTTTGTTGTGGGTTTTCAGGACAACTTTGTTATCCACGGATGACCCAATGACACCATTTGTTGTGGGTACTATGTCAAAGGTTTGGACAAAATGATATGCCATACTTGAACATGGATGCCAAAAATAAATTCCTTTATACCCAACTACTAGCTGGTAATTAAGTAAATTTAGAATCAAACAATTTTTTGGCAGCATATTTTGCACAAGTTCAATTTGATTGGTACTGTATATTGTATGTTGGAACCATATGACATTTATTTTTATCAAGAAGAATTGaatattaaattttaaagataGGATTTTCACTCCCGGATGGCCCAATTACTCCATTTGTTCTGGGTAGTACGTTAAAGGTTTGTAAAAAATGATATGCCCATACTTCAACATGGATGGCAAAAATAAATTCCTTTGTGCCCAACTACCAGCTGGTAATTAAGTAAATTTAGAATCAAAT
This genomic window from Aegilops tauschii subsp. strangulata cultivar AL8/78 chromosome 4, Aet v6.0, whole genome shotgun sequence contains:
- the LOC109776886 gene encoding 65-kDa microtubule-associated protein 6; translation: MGETAMAGYGLDRPARCSVSFDTPCGSLLRELEQIWTEIGEREQDKDRMFQELEAECMRVYRRKVDSANADRSQLRQSVMAKEAELKALVASIGENTTQFKVNEKHASLKEQLAAVTPLLDDLRAMKEERIKQFSNVQSQIETINAQISDHNYQHDDGSSKRLNNDHDLSTRRLADLQMQLRNLQKEKSDRLQKVFVYVDEVHCLCAVLGMDFAKTVKDVHPSLHGTNSDNSTNISDSTLEGLTQTILKLKAEKRTRVSKLQEIVGKLHKLWNLMESTEQERRHFSEVAAVLGSSEEEITSPSVLSLETIQETEEEVERLTKQKASRMKELVLKRRVELENICRNAHMEPDTSTAPEKIVALIDSGLVDPCELLSNIEAQIAKANEESHTRKDIMERVDKWLSACDEETWLEEYNQDDNRYSAGRGAHLNLKRAEKARLLVQKIPTMIDNLIDKTFAWEDESNTPFLYDGVRLVAILEEQKLRRVQKEEDKKRYRDQKKLQNLLLKEKELIFGSKSVPRKTSSFNRRTSGHHPNGNGAGFMTPMPRRVSAGSATPELLTPRSYSGRYNNYFKENRRMTATPLNFSTASKDDSMSSFASISGSEPGSPLVLH